Proteins found in one Calypte anna isolate BGI_N300 chromosome 10, bCalAnn1_v1.p, whole genome shotgun sequence genomic segment:
- the IDH2 gene encoding isocitrate dehydrogenase [NADP], mitochondrial has product MAARYLRAAPALGLLPHCPLPATAVGQRRHYANKRIKVANPVVEMDGDEMTRIIWAFIKDKLILPNVDVQLKYFDLGLPHRDKTDDQVTIDSALATQKYSVAVKCATITPDEARVEEFKLKKMWKSPNGTIRNILGGTVFREPIICKNIPRLVPGWTKPITIGRHAHGDQYKATDFVVSKSGTFKMIFTPKDGSGVKEWEVFSFPGGGVGMGMYNTDESISGFAHSCFQYAIQKKWPLYMSTKNTILKAYDGRFKDIFQDIFDKHYKTEFSKLKIWYEHRLIDDMVAQVLKSSGGFVWACKNYDGDVQSDILAQGFGSLGLMTSVLVCPDGKTIEAEAAHGTVTRHYREHQKGRPTSTNPIASIFAWTRGLEHRGKLDSNPDLIKFAQTLERVCVETVESGTMTKDLASCIHGLDNVKLNEHFVNTTDFLDAIKNNLDKALGK; this is encoded by the exons ATGGCCGCCCGCTACCTCCGCGCCGCCCCCGCCCTCGGCCTCCTGCCCCACTGCCCCCTCCCCGCCACCGCCGTGGGGCAGCGACGACACT ATGCCAACAAGCGGATCAAGGTGGCCAACCcagtggtggagatggatggAGATGAGATGACACGGATCATCTGGGCCTTCATCAAGGACAAG CTCATCCTGCCCAACGTGGACGTCCAACTCAAGTATTTTGACCTGGGACTTCCTCACCGGGACAAGACGGATGACCAGGTCACCATAGACTCGGCGCTGGCCACCCAGAAGTACAGTGTGGCTGTCAAGTGTGCCACCATCACACCAGATGAGGCCAGGGTGGAAG AGTTTAAGCTGAAGAAGATGTGGAAGAGCCCCAATGGCACCATCCGAAACATCCTGGGGGGCACGGTGTTCCGGGAACCCATCATCTGCAAGAACATCCCACGCCTGGTGCCCGGTTGGACCAAGCCCATCACCATCGGCAGGCATGCCCATGGTGACCAG TACAAAGCCACCGACTTCGTGGTGAGCAAGTCAGGGACCTTCAAGATGATCTTCACGCCAAAGGACGGCAGCGGGGTGAAGGAGTGGGAGGTGTTCAGCTTCCCCGGTGGAGGTGTGGGCATGGGCATGTACAACACGGATGAG TCCATCTCAGGCTTCGCACACAGCTGCTTCCAGTATGCCATCCAGAAGAAGTGGCCCCTCTACATGAGCACCAAGAACACCATCCTCAAGGCCTACGATGGGCGCTTCAAGGACATCTTCCAGGATATCTTTGATAA GCACTACAAGACAGAGTTCAGCAAGCTGAAGATTTGGTATGAGCACCGGCTCATTGACGACATGGTGGCCCAGGTGCTGAAGTCCTCGGGCGGCTTCGTCTGGGCCTGCAAGAACTACGATGGGGACGTGCAGTCTGACATCCTGGCCCAAG GCTTTGGCTCCCTGGGGCTGATGACCTCGGTGCTGGTGTGTCCGGACGGGAAGACCATCGAGGCAGAGGCAGCCCATGGCACTGTCACCCGCCACTACCGGGAGCACCAGAAG GGCCGACCCACCAGCACCAACCCCATCGCCAGCATCTTCGCCTGGACGCGGGGCCTGGAGCACCGGGGCAAGCTGGACTCCAACCCCGACCTCATCAA GTTTGCCCAGACACTGGAGAGGGTCTGTGTGGAGACGGTGGAGAGCGGGACGATGACCAAGGACCTCGCCAGCTGCATCCACGGCCTTGATAA TGTGAAGCTGAACGAGCACTTTGTGAACACCACTGACTTCCTGGACGCCATCAAGAACAACCTGGACAAAGCCCTGGGCAAGTAG
- the ZNF710 gene encoding LOW QUALITY PROTEIN: zinc finger protein 710 (The sequence of the model RefSeq protein was modified relative to this genomic sequence to represent the inferred CDS: inserted 1 base in 1 codon) → MDRFSECGTQTEAVVVLSLAQAAVLGLVSDNELLGATISPDGFFPRLEGELPDTAGAEPGEPEGEGPEDEALETESSLEKHARRRKRPPVRLVPKVKSEKTEEEEEEEEEVTVYEVTVPGEEEEEEEEEGKQEHSPPPPAPDPSPEQAVQSSALRMIDLGTFGRKPRRLRHLRRHTHQEPEGTERRPGGTPQAQGGTVGALRTRCPLEVGALSPGEAEAPAPASPEPVKSEQVSGWQEAGELEAAGATSERSKKAQLDRLDINVQIDDSYLVEAGDRQKRWQCRMCEKSYTSKYNLVTHILGHNGIKPHSCPHCNKLFKQPSHLQTHLLTHQGTRPHKCGVCSKAFTQTSHLKRHMLLHTDIKPYSCRFCGRGFAYPSELKAHEVKHQSDRCHVCVECGLDFSTLTQLKRHLATHQGPTLYQCLECNKSFHYRSQLQNHMLKHQDVRPFVCTECGMEFSQIHHLKQHSLTHKGVKEFKCEVCGREFTLQANMKRHMLIHTSVRPYQCHICFKTFVQKQTLKTHMIVHSPVKPFKCKVCSKSFNRMYNLLGHMHLHAGSKPFKCPYCSSKFNLKGNLSRHMKVKHGVMDISLDSQDPMMELSGXDHTELDGQQEMDDFEEENSYGYGGVGNPPDEHALTQQAMKEMAYYNML, encoded by the exons ATGGATCGGTTCAGCGAGTGCGGGACGCAGACGGAGGCCGTGGTGGTGCTgtccctggcacaggctgctgtgCTTGGCCTGGTGTCTGACAATGAGCTGCTGGGGGCCACCATCAGCCCCGACGGGTTCTTCCCCAGGCTGGAGGGGGAATTGCCGGACACTGCCGGGGCCGAGCCCGGGGAGCCGGAGGGTGAGGGACCGGAGGACGAGGCCTTGGAGACAGAGTCCTCCCTGGAGAAGCACGCCCGGAGGAGGAAGCGCCCGCCAGTGAGGTTGGTGCCCAAGGTCAAGAGCGAGAAGacggaggaggaggaagaggaggaggaggaggtgacgGTGTACGAAGTGACCGTCcccggggaggaggaggaagaggaggaggaggagggcaagCAGGAGCAtagccccccaccccctgccccagaCCCCAGCCCGGAGCAGGCAGTGCAGAGCAGCGCCCTGAGGATGATTGACCTGGGCACCTTCGGCAGGAAGCCCCGGCGGCTGCGGCACCTGCGCCGGCACACGCACCAGGAGCCGGAGGGCACCGAGCGCCGCCCCGGGGGCACCCCCCAGGCTCAGGGTGGCACGGTGGGGGCTCTGCGGACCCGGTGCCCCTTGGAGGTGGGTGCCCTATCCCCCGGCGAGGCCGAGGCCCCCGCACCGGCATCCCCGGAGCCGGTAAAGAGCGAGCAGGTCTCGGGCTGGCAGGAGGcgggggagctggaggcagcggGTGCCACCAGCGAGCGCAGCAAGAAGGCTCAGCTGGACCGTCTGGACATCAACGTGCAGATCGATGACTCCTACCTGGTGGAGGCCGGAGACCGGCAGAAGCGCTGGCAGTGCCGCATGTGCGAGAAGTCCTACACGTCCAAGTACAACCTGGTGACCCACATCCTGGGCCACAACGGCATCAAGCCCCACTCCTGCCCGCACTGCAACAAGCTCTTCAAGCAGCCCAGCCACCTGCAGACCCACCTGCTGACCCACCAGGGCACGCGGCCCCACAAGTGCGGGGTGTGCAGCAAAGCCTTCACCCAGACCAGCCACCTGAAGCGGCACATGCTGCTGCACACCGACATCAAGCCCTACAGCTGCCGCTTCTGCGGCCGCGGCTTCGCCTACCCCAGCGAGCTGAAGGCCCACGAGGTGAAGCACCAGAGCGACCGCTGCCACGTCTGCGTGGAGTGCGGGCTGGACTTCTCCACCCTCACCCAGCTGAAGCGGCACCTGGCCACGCACCAGGGCCCCACGCTCTACCAGTGCCTGGAGTGCAACAAGTCCTTCCACTACCGCAGCCAGCTGCAGAACCACATGCTGAAGCACCAGGACGTCCGACCCTTCGTCTGCACGGAGTGCGGGATGGAGTTCAGCCAGATCCACCACCTCAAGCAGCACTCGCTTACCCACAAG GGTGTGAAGGAGTTCAAGTGCGAGGTGTGCGGGCGGGAGTTCACGCTGCAGGCCAACATGAAGCGGCACATGCTGATCCACACCAGCGTCCGGCCCTACCAGTGCCACATCTGCTTCAAGACCTTCGTGCAGAAGCAGACGCTCAAGACCCACATGATTGTGCACTCACCAGTGAAGCCCTTCAAATGCAAG GTCTGCAGCAAGTCCTTCAACCGCATGTACAACCTGCTGGGCCACATGCACCTGCACGCCGGCAGCAAGCCCTTCAAGTGTCCCTACTGCTCCAGCAAGTTCAACCTGAAGGGCAACCTCAGCCGGCACATGAAGGTCAAGCACGGGGTGATGGACATCAGCCTGGACAGCCAAG ATCCCATGATGGAGCTGTCTG CCGACCACACCGAGCTGGatgggcagcaggagatggatgACTTCGAGGAGGAGAACTCTTACGGCTATGGGGGAGTGGGCAACCCCCCGGATGAGCATGCCCTGACCCAGCAGGCCATGAAGGAGATGGCGTACTACAACATGTTGTAG